In Luteibaculum oceani, the DNA window GAACTTTTACTTTAATAATCCAGTTCATTCAACATCAAAAGTTTCTTGTGCGCAAACTTCACCATTTAAAAGGATTTTTACCCAGTACTTTCCAGGATAATATTTCCTAACTGAGTTGTCTTTTATGGGGAGCACCTTTTTTAATACCACTTTTTCATTCCCCTGTAATTTTCCACTCCATCCTTTGAATACCTTTTTCCGACTTTGTTTTTTGCCAGGAAGCTCCAATTCTAAATCGGCAATGTAGTCTGCAGTTTGGTGTTGTTTTGAGTGGAGGATGCAAATTATTTCTAGAGAATCTCCTAAGTATATTTTTTTTGGAAGTTTCAAATCTACACGGTTCGGAAAGGAAGAAATCCCCACTAGTTTTAAGGCTTTAGCATTCCCTTTTTTTATTTCAGAGCGTAAGGCGTGTTTAATAATCCACTGGGTATTTTCAGGTGGACTATTTCTATTCCAGGCCTCAATAATTTGATAGAAAAAGCCAGGATTCGTCCAAGAGAAGTCGTTAAGGTGGTTGGCAACACTCTTTTGAACGTATTTAGAACTGTCATTCTTAAGGTTTTCTAGAATGGGTCGAGTGAGATTGGGATTGTTAATCACCGGAGTTAAATTAGAGCCCCATGGCAATCGGGGTCTGGTTCCTTCACTTGCCCAGCGTCTTAAGTGTTCGTTATCAGATTTAGTGTATTCAAGTAATTTAGAAAAAGCCTGGTCGGGATCCTTTTCTATAAATGGCCTAACTGCAAATTCTGCAGTAAACAATTGAGTTAATATTTCCATTAACTCAAACGACTCGGAATAATCGTCTAGGCCATAAAGTTGTACTACCATGCAAAAGGGATCCCAGAAAAATCCGTTTATTTTTTCTGAACTCCTTTTGGCATCTTGTAAAAGTGGCAGCGTATGTTGGTAAAAGCTTCTAAAAGATTGATTGTGAACAAGAAACAAATTTTTAGCGATCTCCTTAACTCGATTTCTAAAAGGAATTTCTTCTTTAAATGGAGAGGGTCTAGAAAAGTATTGTCCAGAGGGTGATGATAATAAGTGCTTGGGTATAAAAGCTGTTAGTTGCTTTTTATAACTTTCGCAGAAGAAATTTTTAAAGGGTTCCATTGCCTCAAAAATAGGAGAGAAAATTATGCCTGCTGTTAAAAATGCGCGCCGCCGTTATCGCATCATTAATAATATGCTGCGTAATAAACAAGCACCATATCCAACCAAGGATGAAATTAGAAAGGCTTGTGAGGAAGATTTGTTTGGTGGGGAATACGGCGATCACATTAGCGAAAGCACCATTGAAAAGGATATTCGTGCAATGAAGGAGGAGTACGATGCGCCCATTGTGTACAACAGACTGCAAAAGGGTTATGAATATACCGATCCAGCATACAACTTCGATAGTATTCCTTTAAGCTCCGAAGAAATGGAGGCTCTGCAGTTTGCTGCGTCTAGTTTGTTACGGTATAAAAACATTGAAATATTCTCCCAGTTCGAATTGGCCATCTCAAAAATCTTTGAAACCCTAACACTGGACACGGATAAAGAGGGGCATTCAAAAATTTGGTTTGATAGAAAGGTAAATACAGTAGAGGGGCAGCAACATCTAAAGCCCATTTTGGATGCGATAAACGACTATAAATCCATAAAAATCGATTATTATTCGCTATCAAGTAATAAGAGGAAACAGTACCATTTAAAGCCTATTCTGCTAAGGGAATATGAGGCTTTGTGGTATTTAATCGCCTACAATCTTGAAAAGAAGCGCATTCAAACTTTCGAATTGGGAAGAATTCACGAATTGGAGATTGCCGAGGCTTCACCACTTAAGTTGGGAGCAGATTTTGATCCGGAAACCTATTTTGCGCATGCTTTTGGAATTACGGTACCAGATGAATTAAAAGCAGAAAAAATAAAACTGGAGGTTTCTGGTATTTTTCCTTTGCTTTTAAAAGAGAACCCTCTCCATAAATCTCAACATTTAAAAGGTAAAGGCGAAAAAGCAGAAATTGAGTTGGAAGTATTAATTACTCCAGAATTGAAGGCGAAAATTTTAAGTTTTGGAAATAATTGCAAGGTAGTGCGTCCTCTGGAATTGCAGCAATGGCACAAGGAGGAGATAAAAAAAATGGGAAAATTATACGGGTCAGTTAAACCGTAAATAGTTTACGAGGTGAGGTGCTTTGTTTGTAGAGTAATTAAAAACATCGCACCATGAAAGCTTTTATCCAAAACAACCCGTTTTTCCAAAGTAAAAACCTTTTTGAGGTAAACTATCACGTTAAAAGAGAGATTCCTGTTCTTAGATTATCAGAGGCTCAACTCCCATTGATTTTTAGACAGTTGCGCGTAGGTAGTGAGGTTATTTTAAAGCAATTTGTAGCCGAGGGAGAAATTTTTGTTACCGTTTACTATCAAGGTTTTAAGTTAGGATGGTTACCCAAAGATGTTTCATCAACTTTATTAAATGAGCTAAAAAACGGACGCGTTTATAGGGCAGTAGTTTCTAGAGTTACCAAAAAACGATTTTTACCACCTTCACAGATATTTGTTAACATTTTGTCTCCAATGGAACACGAAGGAGGGCAAACTTGTATTTCCTTTGAATCATAAAATTATTGCAGATGTTAAAAGTAGGAGACAAAGCTCCAGACTTTACCGGAGTAAATCAAAATGAAGAAACCGTTAAACTGGCCGACTATAAAGGGTCTAACCTAATTTTATACTTCTACCCTAAGGATGATACTCCTGGTTGTACAAAGGAGAGTTGTAGTTTGAGAGACTTTCACGGAGAGCTGCTAGAGAAGGGGTACAAAATATTAGGTGTAAGTGCCGACACTGCAGCAAAGCATCAAAAGTTTATTGATAAATACAATTTGCCTTTCGATTTAATAGCTGATACCGAAAAGGAAATCATAAAGGCTTATGATTGCTGGGGACTGAAAAAATTTATGGGTAAAGAGTACGAAGGTATCATCAGAACAACGTATATTATAAGTAAGGAAGGGAAGATTTCCCACATATTTAAAAAAGTAAAAACCGCCTCTCATGCCGAGCAAATCCTTGAGGAGGTAGAAAATTAAAACCTATCATTATGGCAGAAGTTAAAGACGCTGTTAAAGAGCAGAACAAAGAAAAGTTAAAGGCCCTCCAAATAACCCTAGATCGCATTGACAAAACCTATGGAAAGGGAACGGTAATGCGCCTAGGAGATGGCAATGTGCAGGCGGTAGAAGTTATACCATCTGGATCACTAACCCTAGATATGGCCCTTGGGGTATATGGATATCCAAAGGGGCGCGTGGTGGAAATTTATGGTCCAGAATCTTCTGGTAAAACCACCCTTGCAATTCATGCAATAGCGGAGGTTCAGAAAAAAGGAGGTATTGCTGCCATAATTGATGCCGAGCACGCATTTGATAAATTCTACGCTGAAAAGCTGGGTGTGGATACCAATGATTTGTTAATCTCTCAACCTGATAACGGAGAACAAGCTCTTGAAATCGCTGAGAATTTAATCCGTTCTGGAGCCATAGACCTTATCGTTGTAGATTCTGTTGCAGCACTTACTCCAAAAGCCGAAATTGAAGGTGAAATGGGGGATTCGCAAATGGGTCTTCAAGCTAGATTGATGTCTAAAGCACTTAGAAAGCTAACTGGAGCACTTAACAAAACTGGATGTTGCTGTATTTTTATCAACCAGTTAAGAGATAAAATTGGTGTAATGTTCGGTAACCCCGAAACTACAACTGGTGGTAATGCACTTAAGTTCTATTCCTCTGTGCGTTTAGATATCAGAAGATCTACCCAGATTAAAGATGGTGATAACGTAATTGGATCCAGAACTAGAGTTAAGGTGGTTAAGAATAAAGTGGCTCCTCCTTTCCAAAAAGCTGAGTTCGATATTATGTACGGCCAAGGTATTTCACGAAGTGGTGAAATTTTAGATTTGGCGGTTGATCACAACGTTGTAAAGAAAAGTGGTTCTTGGTTCTCTTATGGTGAAACCAAGCTAGGGCAGGGAAGAGATAGTGTTAAGAGTTTAATAGAAGATAACCCAGAATTAATGGCCGAGCTTGAAGAGCAAATTAAAGAGGCCCTTAAACAGGAATAATTTATTAAAGCGATGTAAATTTGAGCCCCACACATTTTAGTGGGGCTTTTTTATTATGAGAAACTGTATTTTATTTTCAATTTTTCTTTTTTTAATGGCATGTGGTTCAGAACAGAATTACAGCGATAATACCACGGCCGATAACCAAGAATACAAGGTGGAGTCTAGCAAAGAAGACTCATTAAATCTTGTTTTAAGAAATGATCCTAACAACATAGATGCATACTTAGAGCGGGGAAACCTGAAGTTTCAAGATAGTCGCTTTCAAGGAGCATTGGGCGATGCGGATAGAGCCCTTACAATAGATTCCCTAAATCCGGAAGCACTTGTTCTAAAGGGGGAAAGCCAATTCGCATTGGAGGAGTTTTATGAATCTCAAAAAACATTTGAAAAGTGCCTGGAATATAATCCTAAGTATGTTCCTTGCTACGAGAAACTGGCTGAAATAAGTTTACTCAGAAAAAATTACGAAAAGGCAATAGGCTATGTAAATGACGCATTGCGACTTGATGAGCAAAATTACTACCCCTATTATCTAAAGGGCTGGATTTACCAAGAAAAAGGGGATTCTGCTTTGGCAGCATCTTCATATCAGACCTCGGTAGAGCTTAACCCTAAATTTTACGATGGATACATTATGTTGGGTTCATTGTATTACAATGCGAATCATCCTCTTTGTGTTCAGTACTTTAATACGGCGTTAGAATTAGAACCAACAAGTACTGAGGCTTTGTATTTTATGGGGATGTATTACCAGAATAATGAGGAGTCAGCTAAAGCTACTCAAGCGTACAACAGAATGAGGGCCATAGATGCAACCGATTTGCGACCTTGGTACAACACTGGTTTTATCCATTTAACGCAAAACTTGAAATTTGATTCTGCAGTATATTATTTCAATCAGGTATTAATCCAAGACGACCAATACTACGCGGCTTGGTATAATAGAGGATTGGCCCATTTAAAAATGGGAAATAAGAAGCAGGCCATTGCTGATATGGAAACAGCAGTTGGAATAAATCCAGATTATACCATTGCAATTAAAGCACTGAACCGATTAACGGGTCAATAGATAAAAGAGCGTATTAAAAACAAAAAGGCTCCATTTGAAAATTCAAATGGAGCCTTTTTTAATTTAAGTGGTTAAATACTAACCTAAATCGTCGAAGTTGATATCTGAAATAGCTTTTGAGCTTTTCGTAAGATCATCTTCTTCTTTATTGTTTTCAGTAGTTTTTTCACTAGATGCGTGCTCATCTGCCGCCATAAACTCATTATCTGGATTTTCCTGAAGCGACTTAATTTTATCAATTGCTTCTTCTAATCCACCCACAAATTTTTCGAAATCCTCTTTGTAAAGGAAAAGCTTATGCTTTTCAAAGTAAAACTTACCATCTTCCTGAAAGCGCTTTTTGCTTTCTGTTATGGTAAGATATAAGTCGTTGCTTTTTGTGGATTTAATATCAAAAAAGTAGGTCCTTTTCCCTGCTCTAACCGACTTGGAGTAAATATCCTGACGGTTTTCCTTTCCTTCTGCCATGTACCGATACTCTATTAAAATTCTGAAACCTTATTACAAAAGTACTACTTTTTACCGTAGTACTTGCTTATGAAGCTTCCTTAACTCCCTCTAAAAGCTGTTGCTGATGCATTTCAGCATATATTCCATTCTTATTCAGTAGGCTTTGGTGGTTTCCAATTTCTGCAATGGATCCATTTTCCAAAACAATAATTTTATCTGCATGCTTTACCGTACTTATTCTATGGGAGATTAAAACAGATGTGCGTCCTTTCATTATCCGTTTTAAATTGGATAATATAGTCTCTTCTGTTTCAGTGTCTACTGCAGATAAACTGTCGTCAAATATTAAAATCTTGGGTTTTTTTATAATCGCTCTGGCAATGGAAACCCTCTGTTTTTGTCCTCCGGACAAGGTGATTCCTCTTTCTCCTAATATAGTGTCAAAGCCTTTTTTGAAACCTTGGATATTTTCTAGGATATGAGCGTCTTTAGCGGCTTGTTCGATCTCTTCTTTCTCGGCCTTATACTTTAACCCAAAGGAAATGTTGTTTGCAATGGTATCACTAAAGAGAAACACATCTTGGGGAACGTATCCAATCTGGGAGCGCAAATTGAACAGATGATGACTTCGAATATCCAATCCATCAATTTCTATGCTTCCTTCCTGAGGTTCAAAAAGTCGGCCTATTAAATTGGCTAGGGTAGATTTCCCACTTCCCGTTCGGCCCACAACTGCTAGTACTTCACCACTATTAATTTCAAACGATACGTTTTTAAGAGCGTTTATTCCAGATTCTGGGTAGGTAAAGCTTACATTTTTAAAGCTTATGTTGCCTTCAATTTCCTGTTCTTCTTCAACCGTATTTACAATTTCTGGTTCCGTGTTTAGGAATTCCTTAATTCTCCTCATGCTAGCCGAGGCTCTTTGAATAAGACTTGTAACCCATCCCACAGCGGCGAAAGGCCAAGTTAGCATGTTTACGTATATCACGAATTCTGCAATGTTCCCCAGCGTTACCTCACCAGCGAAAGATTTCATTCCACCTATGTAAACGGTAATAATGGTGCTTAATCCAATCAGTAATAGGATAATGGGAAAAAACAGGGCATCTACCTTCACCAAGTCCAAGGATCTACGCTTGTATTCCTCACATTCTCCCTTAAAGTTTTCTGCAAAAACTTGTTCTCTAGTATATGCCTTAAGAACCCTTATTCCCGAAAAGGCCTCTTGTACTAAGGTAGAGAGGTAGCTTTGTTGTTCTTGTTTGTACTTAGTTTTACGGTTTATTATAGTGGATACATAGTAAATAAGCACCGACATAATAGGTAATGGGGCTAACACATACAAGGTCAATTCTACATTTACCTGAAGCATAAATGTTATGGTAAATAAGAAGAGAAAAATAAGGTTGATGGTGTACATTACCCCAGGTCCTAAATACATTCTCACTTGTGAAACATCCTCCGAAATTCTGTTCATGAGGTCTCCAGTGTTGTTTCTTTTATAAAATGCGGGGCTTAATTTTTGGTATTGGTCGAAGATTTCATTCTTTAGATCGTATTCTATGTTTCTCGACATGATGATAATGGTCTGTCGGGTAAAGAACAAGAAAACACCTTTTACCAAATACACTACAAAGTAGGATGCGCCGAGGATAACAGCCAAAAATCCAACTGTTTTTAGAGCGGCTTCACTACTCGAAAAGTCTAAAGATTCTTTCAGGGTTAATCCCCAATTTTTTTCAAAATCCGCCAAAATATTAGGGTAAAAAGGAAAGGATCCAGCCTTGTAAAGTTGAGTAGCTTCCTTCACTAAATCAAACGCAAATCGCACTATGCGAGGCGAATACACGGCAAATAGATTGGTGAATACAATGAAGAGAATTCCAAGGAAAAATTTTACTCTATACTTCCAAAAATACTTATTAAGATAGGCTAGTTCTTTCATTCAATTGCTCCCCAAAATGGGTATTGATTTTTGTCTATTTTTGCACGGCTTTACAAAGCTCTGGCTAAGGTAAACAAAGTCACAACGATTATTTCCCGAATTATGTTTGAAGTAGAAGAAATTAACCAAAATTCACTCCAAGATAACCCGGTTTTAAGCCAATTATCGGCTTTAAATCACGAGGAGTTACTTTTTTGCAATGACAAAGCAACTGGTTTAAAAGCCATTATTGCTGTTCATAATACCGTGTTAGGTCCTGCATTAGGAGGTACCAGAATGTGGAAATACAACAACGAGATGGAGGCTATTACCGACGTGTTGCGTCTTTCTCGTGGTATGACATATAAATCGGCGATTTCTGGATTAAATCTAGGTGGTGGAAAGGCCGTAATCATTGGTGATTCTAGAAAAGATAAATCTGAGGCTATGTTCCGCAGGTTTGGGCGTTTTGTAAACGATTTAGGTGGAAAATACATTACCGCAGAGGATGTAGGAATTAATACCAGAGATATCGAGTATATCGCCATGGAAACAGATTTTGTTTCTGGTAAACCAGCTCACCTTGGTGGAGGTGGAGATCCTTCTCCTGTTACTGCTTATGGTGTATATATGGGAATGAAAGCCGCAGCAAAAAAGGCTTACGGAACTGATTCTCTTACTGGTAAAACGGTTCTAGTGCAAGGATGTGGTAATGTTGGTCGCTACCTTATCGACTACATTGCAAAGGAGAATGCAGTTATTAAGATCTCTGATATCCACGAGGATTCAATTAAAATGGTAACCGACAAGCACAGTGGAGTTACTGTTGTTCCGGTTAATGAGGTGTACAATACCGAAATGGATATTTATGCTCCTTGTGCTTTGGGCGCAACAATAAACGACGAGACTCTTAAAGTTCTAAAATGTCAGATTGTAGCAGGTGCAGCGAATAACCAACTTGCTGATGAGGCGAAGCACGGTAAAGCCTTAATAGAAAAAGGAATGCTTTACGCTCCAGATTTTCTAATTAACGCTGGTGGTATTATTAATTGTTATTCCGAGGTTATTGGATATAACGAGAAAATGGCCATGGAGCAAACTGAAAATATTTACAATACTACTTTAGATATTTTCACCAAGTCGGAGCTTGAAAATATTCCAACATACCTGGCTGCTAACAAAATGGCCGAAGCCAGAATAGACGCAATAGCAAAAGTTAAAAGAAGTTTCTAAACAATGGGGATTCTCCACAGGCGACATTTAAGATTAAAATCCCTACATGCGTTGTATGCACATTTGCAAAATGACAACGGACCTACGGTTGGTGTAAAGAACTTGAAAGCTAGCTGCGAAAAGGTGTACGAAATGTACATTATGTTACTTCAGTTGTTGGCCGATTTAAAGAAGCTAGCCGAAGAGCGTGCAGCAGAGGTAAAAGCTGAGAAAAAGACCCTTGGTGATGCGAAACTTCCGGAAGAAATTTTTGCGGAAAACGTAATCCTGAGAAAACTGGTTTCTTCCTCTGAGCTTCAAGCCAAAGTACACGCCTTAAAAATAAACTGGTTTAGAAACGACCCTGAGATAGTGGATAAGGTTTTTAGAACCTTCGCAAGAAGTGAAGACTATAAAAACTACATCCAGGAGGGAGCCGGAGATCCAAAGCGCGATTGTAAGGTTGTAGTTAAAATTTTTAAGCAGTATGTGGTAAACAACGAGGCTTTGCAAAAAACGCTTGAAGAAAAAAGTATTTTTTGGAATGACGACTTGGATATTGTTGCGGTGAACGTTTTAAAAACGCTGGATAGGGCTTTAAAAGAAGATCAGTTCCAGTTAATTCCCTTGTACAAGGACTTCGAGGATGACAATTCATTTATGAAAAAGTTATTCCACGCCACCTTGTCGGATTGGGATGAATCGGAAGAGAGAATAGAGAAACTTGCCAAAAACTGGGATGTAGATCGTATTGCTCTTATGGATCGTATTATTATGTCCATGGCAATGGCTGAGCTTACATCTTTTTCTGAAATTCCAGTAAAGGTTACACTTAACGAGTACATAGAACTTGCGAAGGAATATAGTACCAATAAGAGTAAGAACTTTGTTAACGGAATATTAGACAAGGCAATCGTACAGCTAAGAGAAGAGGATAAAATCAATAAAACGGGAAGAGGATTACTAGACACATGAGAAAGATAGTTTTAGCAATAGCCCTTCCAATTTTCCTTTTTGGATGTGGGGGAGAGGATAGAAAAATAACTCCAGATATCATCAAGAATCCAGTATCAGGTTCATCGGAGAAAGAAACCGAGGTTCCAGCGCTTACCTTCACCGAGCAAAGATTCGAGTTTGGAACAATTTCTCAGGGAGAACGAATAGAACATACCTTTGAATTTACCAATACCGGTACTGCACCTTTAGTGATAAATGCCATTGAAGGTTCTTGTGGATGTACCGTAGTAGATAACTGGACTAAAGACCCTATTCAACCAGGCGAAAAAGGCTCTTTTCTAGCGCAGTTTAATAGTGAAGGTAAAGAAGGACAACAGAATATAAGAATAACAGTAGCGG includes these proteins:
- a CDS encoding DNA alkylation repair protein; its protein translation is MEPFKNFFCESYKKQLTAFIPKHLLSSPSGQYFSRPSPFKEEIPFRNRVKEIAKNLFLVHNQSFRSFYQHTLPLLQDAKRSSEKINGFFWDPFCMVVQLYGLDDYSESFELMEILTQLFTAEFAVRPFIEKDPDQAFSKLLEYTKSDNEHLRRWASEGTRPRLPWGSNLTPVINNPNLTRPILENLKNDSSKYVQKSVANHLNDFSWTNPGFFYQIIEAWNRNSPPENTQWIIKHALRSEIKKGNAKALKLVGISSFPNRVDLKLPKKIYLGDSLEIICILHSKQHQTADYIADLELELPGKKQSRKKVFKGWSGKLQGNEKVVLKKVLPIKDNSVRKYYPGKYWVKILLNGEVCAQETFDVE
- a CDS encoding helix-turn-helix transcriptional regulator, whose product is MPAVKNARRRYRIINNMLRNKQAPYPTKDEIRKACEEDLFGGEYGDHISESTIEKDIRAMKEEYDAPIVYNRLQKGYEYTDPAYNFDSIPLSSEEMEALQFAASSLLRYKNIEIFSQFELAISKIFETLTLDTDKEGHSKIWFDRKVNTVEGQQHLKPILDAINDYKSIKIDYYSLSSNKRKQYHLKPILLREYEALWYLIAYNLEKKRIQTFELGRIHELEIAEASPLKLGADFDPETYFAHAFGITVPDELKAEKIKLEVSGIFPLLLKENPLHKSQHLKGKGEKAEIELEVLITPELKAKILSFGNNCKVVRPLELQQWHKEEIKKMGKLYGSVKP
- the bcp gene encoding thioredoxin-dependent thiol peroxidase gives rise to the protein MQMLKVGDKAPDFTGVNQNEETVKLADYKGSNLILYFYPKDDTPGCTKESCSLRDFHGELLEKGYKILGVSADTAAKHQKFIDKYNLPFDLIADTEKEIIKAYDCWGLKKFMGKEYEGIIRTTYIISKEGKISHIFKKVKTASHAEQILEEVEN
- the recA gene encoding recombinase RecA; the encoded protein is MAEVKDAVKEQNKEKLKALQITLDRIDKTYGKGTVMRLGDGNVQAVEVIPSGSLTLDMALGVYGYPKGRVVEIYGPESSGKTTLAIHAIAEVQKKGGIAAIIDAEHAFDKFYAEKLGVDTNDLLISQPDNGEQALEIAENLIRSGAIDLIVVDSVAALTPKAEIEGEMGDSQMGLQARLMSKALRKLTGALNKTGCCCIFINQLRDKIGVMFGNPETTTGGNALKFYSSVRLDIRRSTQIKDGDNVIGSRTRVKVVKNKVAPPFQKAEFDIMYGQGISRSGEILDLAVDHNVVKKSGSWFSYGETKLGQGRDSVKSLIEDNPELMAELEEQIKEALKQE
- a CDS encoding tetratricopeptide repeat protein, coding for MACGSEQNYSDNTTADNQEYKVESSKEDSLNLVLRNDPNNIDAYLERGNLKFQDSRFQGALGDADRALTIDSLNPEALVLKGESQFALEEFYESQKTFEKCLEYNPKYVPCYEKLAEISLLRKNYEKAIGYVNDALRLDEQNYYPYYLKGWIYQEKGDSALAASSYQTSVELNPKFYDGYIMLGSLYYNANHPLCVQYFNTALELEPTSTEALYFMGMYYQNNEESAKATQAYNRMRAIDATDLRPWYNTGFIHLTQNLKFDSAVYYFNQVLIQDDQYYAAWYNRGLAHLKMGNKKQAIADMETAVGINPDYTIAIKALNRLTGQ
- a CDS encoding DUF3276 family protein — protein: MAEGKENRQDIYSKSVRAGKRTYFFDIKSTKSNDLYLTITESKKRFQEDGKFYFEKHKLFLYKEDFEKFVGGLEEAIDKIKSLQENPDNEFMAADEHASSEKTTENNKEEDDLTKSSKAISDINFDDLG
- a CDS encoding ABC transporter ATP-binding protein, producing the protein MKELAYLNKYFWKYRVKFFLGILFIVFTNLFAVYSPRIVRFAFDLVKEATQLYKAGSFPFYPNILADFEKNWGLTLKESLDFSSSEAALKTVGFLAVILGASYFVVYLVKGVFLFFTRQTIIIMSRNIEYDLKNEIFDQYQKLSPAFYKRNNTGDLMNRISEDVSQVRMYLGPGVMYTINLIFLFLFTITFMLQVNVELTLYVLAPLPIMSVLIYYVSTIINRKTKYKQEQQSYLSTLVQEAFSGIRVLKAYTREQVFAENFKGECEEYKRRSLDLVKVDALFFPIILLLIGLSTIITVYIGGMKSFAGEVTLGNIAEFVIYVNMLTWPFAAVGWVTSLIQRASASMRRIKEFLNTEPEIVNTVEEEQEIEGNISFKNVSFTYPESGINALKNVSFEINSGEVLAVVGRTGSGKSTLANLIGRLFEPQEGSIEIDGLDIRSHHLFNLRSQIGYVPQDVFLFSDTIANNISFGLKYKAEKEEIEQAAKDAHILENIQGFKKGFDTILGERGITLSGGQKQRVSIARAIIKKPKILIFDDSLSAVDTETEETILSNLKRIMKGRTSVLISHRISTVKHADKIIVLENGSIAEIGNHQSLLNKNGIYAEMHQQQLLEGVKEAS
- a CDS encoding Glu/Leu/Phe/Val family dehydrogenase — its product is MFEVEEINQNSLQDNPVLSQLSALNHEELLFCNDKATGLKAIIAVHNTVLGPALGGTRMWKYNNEMEAITDVLRLSRGMTYKSAISGLNLGGGKAVIIGDSRKDKSEAMFRRFGRFVNDLGGKYITAEDVGINTRDIEYIAMETDFVSGKPAHLGGGGDPSPVTAYGVYMGMKAAAKKAYGTDSLTGKTVLVQGCGNVGRYLIDYIAKENAVIKISDIHEDSIKMVTDKHSGVTVVPVNEVYNTEMDIYAPCALGATINDETLKVLKCQIVAGAANNQLADEAKHGKALIEKGMLYAPDFLINAGGIINCYSEVIGYNEKMAMEQTENIYNTTLDIFTKSELENIPTYLAANKMAEARIDAIAKVKRSF
- the nusB gene encoding transcription antitermination factor NusB, whose amino-acid sequence is MGILHRRHLRLKSLHALYAHLQNDNGPTVGVKNLKASCEKVYEMYIMLLQLLADLKKLAEERAAEVKAEKKTLGDAKLPEEIFAENVILRKLVSSSELQAKVHALKINWFRNDPEIVDKVFRTFARSEDYKNYIQEGAGDPKRDCKVVVKIFKQYVVNNEALQKTLEEKSIFWNDDLDIVAVNVLKTLDRALKEDQFQLIPLYKDFEDDNSFMKKLFHATLSDWDESEERIEKLAKNWDVDRIALMDRIIMSMAMAELTSFSEIPVKVTLNEYIELAKEYSTNKSKNFVNGILDKAIVQLREEDKINKTGRGLLDT
- a CDS encoding DUF1573 domain-containing protein → MRKIVLAIALPIFLFGCGGEDRKITPDIIKNPVSGSSEKETEVPALTFTEQRFEFGTISQGERIEHTFEFTNTGTAPLVINAIEGSCGCTVVDNWTKDPIQPGEKGSFLAQFNSEGKEGQQNIRITVAANTIPSSSIAVMAGNVVKPKGK